A window of the Dryobates pubescens isolate bDryPub1 chromosome 36, bDryPub1.pri, whole genome shotgun sequence genome harbors these coding sequences:
- the LOC104299234 gene encoding LOW QUALITY PROTEIN: olfactory receptor 10C1-like (The sequence of the model RefSeq protein was modified relative to this genomic sequence to represent the inferred CDS: deleted 2 bases in 1 codon), which translates to MIAVNLSAVSEFQLLGFSEVSHLHPLLFVVFFSLYILTLMANIVIALIINGDNTLHTPMYFFLTQLSCLDICYLSVIVPKILENLVVGTVSISKAGSALQMFFFLFFGVAECFLLAAMSLDRYVAICYPLHYTVTMNNRVCKSLVAGAYICGSAVGLVHTSITFSLPFCGLAISHFFCEIQPLLELLCGNTSPSEIQVIVVAVFAIVGPFLVIIYSYTCIISMIIKMSSAESQQKAFSTCSSHLLVVTIFYGTASSMYLRPKSSYSASGDKLLSLSYTVVTPLLNPIIYSPRNEEVKRALRKRWRKINSVWK; encoded by the exons tcttttctctttacaTCCTCACCCTGATGGCTAACATAGTGATTGCTCTGATAATAAATGGTGATAACACCCTTCACACCCCCATGTATTTCTTCCTAACTCAGCTGTCCTGTTTGGATATCTGCTATTTGTCAGTCATTGTCCCCAAAATTCTTGAGAATCTAGTGGtgggaacagtcagcatttCTAAGGCAGGAAGTGCACTGcaaatg ttttttttccttttctttggggTTGCAGAGTGTTTCCTCTTGGCTGCCATGTCATTGGACCGTTATGTGGCCATATGCTACCCCCTGCATTACACTGTCACCATGAACAACAGAGTCTGCAAAAGCCTGGTTGCTGGAGCTTACATTTGTGGGTCTGCTGTAGGCTTAGTGCACACCAGCATAACATTCAGCTTACCCTTCTGTGGTCTTGCCATCAGCCACTTCTTCTGTGAGATTCAGCCCCtcttggagctgctttgtggTAACACTTCCCCAAGTGAAATCCAAGTCATTGTGGTGGCTGTCTTTGCTATTGTGGGTCCCTTCTTAGTCATCATCTATTCATACACCTGCATCATTTCCATGATTATTAAGATGTCATCAGCTGAAAGCCAGCAGAAGGCCTTTTCCACTTGCTCCTCACACCTTTTAGTTGTAACTATTTTCTATGGCACAGCAAGCTCCATGTATTTGAGACCAAAGTCCAGCTACTCTGCGTCTGGTGATAAGCTGCTCTCACTTTCATACACTGTGGTGACTCCTTTACTGAATCCTATTATCTACAGTCCGAGGAATGAGGAGgtgaaaagagctttgaggaaAAGATGGAGGAAAATTAATTCTGTGTGgaaatga